A region from the Streptosporangium sp. NBC_01756 genome encodes:
- a CDS encoding response regulator: protein MNDLRWIDVLLVEDDPGDVLLTREAFELNKVRNKLHVVNDGEQALAFLRKEGEYADAPRPDLILLDLNLPRKDGREVLQDIKADEKLRGIPVVVLTTSESEEDILRSYNLHANAYVSKPVDFDQFISVVRRIDDFFVTVVKLPSSGQHY from the coding sequence ATGAATGACCTGCGCTGGATCGACGTGCTGCTGGTCGAGGACGACCCGGGCGACGTCCTGCTGACGCGGGAGGCGTTCGAGCTCAACAAGGTCCGGAACAAGCTGCACGTCGTCAACGACGGTGAGCAGGCCTTGGCGTTCCTGCGCAAGGAGGGCGAGTACGCCGACGCGCCCCGGCCCGACCTGATCCTGCTGGACCTCAACCTGCCCCGTAAGGACGGCCGGGAGGTGCTCCAGGACATCAAGGCCGACGAGAAGCTCCGCGGGATCCCCGTGGTCGTGCTGACGACGTCGGAGTCGGAGGAGGACATCCTGCGCAGCTACAACCTGCACGCCAACGCCTACGTCTCCAAGCCGGTGGACTTCGACCAGTTCATCAGCGTGGTCCGGCGGATCGACGACTTCTTCGTCACCGTCGTCAAGCTGCCCAGCTCCGGCCAGCACTACTGA
- a CDS encoding fumarate reductase/succinate dehydrogenase flavoprotein subunit, producing the protein MEIERHEYDVVVIGAGGAGLRAAIEARQQGKRTAIVCKSLFGKAHTVMAEGGAAAAMGNVNSDDNWMVHFRDTMRGGKFLNNWRMAELHAKEAPDRVWELEAWGALFDRTKDGKISQRNFGGHEYPRLAHVGDRTGLELIRTLQQRVVALQQEDEKLHGDGEAYIKVFQECTVTRLLKDGDAISGAFGYWRENGKLILFDAPAIVLATGGIGKSYVVTSNSWEYTGDGHALALLAGAKLINMEFIQFHPTGMVWPPSVRGILVTESVRGDGGVLKNSEGRRFMFDYIPEVFKDKYATTEEEGDRWYTDQANNRRPPELLPRDEVARAINSEVKAGRGSPQGGVYLDVSSRLPAAEIVRRLPSMHHQFKELADVDITSEPMQVGPTCHYIMGGVEVDADTGAADVPGLFAAGEVSGGMHGSNRLGGNSLSDLLVFGRRAGAGAASYVDGLAARPKISEESVETARREALAPLDRAGENPYEVHQELQRTMNELVGIIRKAEEVTEALEAVEKLKERAQGVGAAGSRIYNPGWHLALDLRNMLLVSECVAKAALLRQESRGGHTRDDFPGMSPQWRRRILLCGLSPDGSGVTVKEQVQPTMRADLIKLFERDELKKYITEEELADFDALVKE; encoded by the coding sequence GTGGAAATCGAGCGTCACGAATACGACGTCGTCGTCATCGGCGCCGGCGGGGCAGGACTGCGGGCGGCCATCGAGGCCCGCCAGCAGGGCAAGCGGACGGCCATCGTCTGCAAGTCGCTGTTCGGCAAGGCGCACACGGTCATGGCCGAAGGCGGTGCCGCCGCGGCCATGGGCAATGTCAACAGCGACGACAACTGGATGGTGCACTTCCGCGACACCATGCGCGGCGGCAAGTTCCTCAACAACTGGCGGATGGCCGAGCTGCACGCCAAGGAGGCCCCGGACCGGGTCTGGGAGCTGGAGGCCTGGGGCGCGCTGTTCGACCGCACCAAGGACGGCAAGATCAGCCAGCGTAACTTCGGCGGGCACGAATACCCCCGGCTGGCCCACGTCGGCGACCGTACCGGCCTGGAGCTGATCCGCACCCTGCAGCAGCGGGTGGTCGCCCTCCAGCAGGAGGACGAGAAGCTGCACGGCGACGGCGAGGCCTACATCAAGGTCTTCCAGGAATGTACGGTGACCCGCCTGCTCAAGGACGGAGACGCGATCTCCGGCGCCTTCGGCTACTGGCGGGAGAACGGCAAGCTGATCCTCTTCGACGCCCCCGCGATCGTGCTGGCCACCGGCGGCATCGGCAAGTCCTACGTGGTGACCTCCAACTCCTGGGAGTACACCGGCGACGGCCACGCGCTGGCGCTGCTGGCCGGGGCGAAGTTGATCAACATGGAGTTCATCCAGTTCCACCCCACCGGGATGGTCTGGCCGCCGTCGGTCCGCGGCATCCTCGTCACCGAGTCGGTCCGCGGTGACGGCGGGGTGCTGAAGAACTCCGAGGGCAGGCGGTTCATGTTCGACTACATCCCCGAGGTGTTCAAGGACAAGTACGCCACCACCGAGGAGGAGGGCGACCGCTGGTATACCGACCAGGCCAACAACCGCCGCCCCCCGGAGCTGCTCCCCCGTGACGAGGTGGCGCGGGCCATCAACTCCGAGGTGAAGGCCGGCCGCGGATCCCCGCAGGGCGGCGTCTACCTGGACGTCTCCTCCCGGCTCCCGGCCGCCGAGATCGTCCGGCGGCTGCCGTCGATGCACCACCAGTTCAAGGAGCTGGCCGACGTCGACATCACCTCCGAGCCCATGCAGGTCGGTCCGACCTGCCACTACATCATGGGCGGCGTCGAGGTGGACGCCGACACCGGCGCGGCGGACGTCCCCGGCCTGTTCGCGGCCGGCGAGGTCTCCGGCGGGATGCACGGCTCCAACCGGCTCGGCGGCAACTCGCTGTCGGACCTGCTGGTGTTCGGCCGCCGGGCGGGTGCCGGAGCGGCCTCGTACGTGGACGGTCTCGCGGCTCGCCCGAAGATCTCCGAGGAGTCGGTGGAGACCGCGAGACGCGAGGCGCTCGCCCCGCTGGACCGGGCGGGTGAGAACCCCTACGAGGTCCACCAGGAGCTCCAGCGGACGATGAACGAGCTGGTCGGCATCATCCGCAAGGCCGAGGAGGTCACCGAGGCGCTGGAGGCGGTGGAGAAGCTCAAGGAGCGGGCTCAGGGGGTCGGCGCGGCCGGCAGCCGGATCTACAACCCCGGCTGGCACCTCGCGCTGGACCTGCGCAACATGCTCCTGGTCTCCGAGTGCGTGGCCAAGGCGGCCCTGCTCCGCCAGGAGAGCCGCGGCGGTCACACCCGCGACGACTTCCCGGGCATGTCGCCCCAGTGGCGGCGCAGGATCCTGCTCTGCGGCCTGTCCCCGGACGGCTCCGGCGTCACCGTCAAGGAGCAGGTCCAGCCCACCATGCGTGCGGACCTGATCAAGCTGTTCGAACGGGACGAGCTGAAGAAGTACATCACCGAGGAAGAGCTGGCCGACTTCGACGCGTTGGTCAAGGAGTAG
- a CDS encoding succinate dehydrogenase/fumarate reductase iron-sulfur subunit, whose protein sequence is MSYKAKFRVWRGEGGEGKLEDFTVEVNEGEVVLDIIHRLQATQAPDLAVRWNCKAGKCGSCSMEINGRPKLGCMTRMSTFTEDETITVTPMRTFPVIKDLVTDVSFNYKKAREIPSFTPPADVKPGEYRMQQIDVERSQEFRKCIECFMCNNVCHVIRDHEENKTNFAGPRFLMRIAELDMHPYDVADRKDAAQEEHGLGYCNITKCCTEVCPEHIKITDNALIPMKERVVDRKYDPLVWLGNKIFKRSSSKS, encoded by the coding sequence ATGAGTTACAAGGCGAAGTTCCGCGTGTGGCGGGGCGAGGGCGGCGAAGGCAAGCTTGAGGACTTCACCGTCGAGGTGAACGAGGGCGAGGTCGTCCTCGACATCATCCACAGGCTCCAGGCCACCCAGGCCCCCGACCTCGCGGTGCGGTGGAACTGCAAGGCCGGCAAGTGCGGCTCCTGTTCCATGGAGATCAACGGCAGGCCGAAGCTCGGCTGCATGACCCGGATGTCCACCTTCACGGAGGACGAGACGATCACCGTGACGCCCATGCGGACGTTCCCAGTGATCAAGGACCTGGTCACGGACGTGTCGTTCAACTACAAGAAGGCCCGGGAGATCCCGTCCTTCACCCCTCCGGCGGACGTCAAGCCGGGCGAATACCGCATGCAGCAGATCGATGTCGAGCGGTCCCAGGAGTTCCGCAAGTGCATCGAGTGCTTCATGTGCAACAACGTCTGCCACGTGATCCGCGACCACGAGGAGAACAAGACCAACTTCGCCGGGCCGCGCTTCCTCATGCGGATCGCCGAGTTGGACATGCACCCCTACGACGTGGCCGACCGCAAGGACGCGGCCCAGGAGGAGCACGGCCTGGGCTACTGCAACATCACCAAGTGCTGCACCGAGGTCTGCCCCGAACACATCAAGATCACTGACAACGCGCTGATCCCGATGAAGGAACGCGTGGTCGACCGTAAGTACGACCCGCTGGTCTGGCTCGGTAACAAGATCTTCAAGCGCTCCAGCTCGAAGAGCTGA
- a CDS encoding (deoxy)nucleoside triphosphate pyrophosphohydrolase has product MDKVVVGAAIVDGGGRLLAAQRAEPPELAGGWEFPGGKVDPGEDDRTALIRECQEELGVLVEIGEQIGGDWPLTAGYVLRIWLAEIVDGEPEAKEHLELRWLAMDELYGVRWLPADLPVVRAVQTHLGEVEP; this is encoded by the coding sequence ATGGACAAGGTCGTAGTGGGAGCCGCCATCGTCGACGGCGGAGGCAGACTGCTCGCCGCCCAGCGCGCCGAGCCACCCGAACTCGCCGGTGGCTGGGAGTTTCCCGGCGGGAAGGTCGATCCGGGTGAGGACGATCGCACCGCGCTGATCAGGGAGTGCCAGGAGGAGCTCGGCGTCCTGGTCGAGATCGGAGAACAGATCGGCGGCGACTGGCCGCTGACGGCCGGCTACGTGCTCAGGATCTGGCTGGCCGAGATCGTCGATGGGGAGCCGGAGGCCAAGGAGCACCTGGAACTGCGGTGGCTGGCCATGGACGAGCTGTACGGAGTCCGCTGGTTGCCCGCCGATCTACCGGTGGTTCGGGCCGTACAGACGCACCTGGGTGAAGTCGAACCGTAA
- a CDS encoding C40 family peptidase: MTGNRKLHLGLVLAVAALGLFTLVMAPMMMVSTFPSITGGELPDCDEALTVAGKQSETAASDIPADYLKLYRENAEKVGVQWNVLAGVGKRETDHGRSTLQGVQSGTNYAGAAGPMQFLISTWGGKAKIKIPSQFNGYASDGDGDGWGDVYNPADAILGAAKMLKRNGAPEDVRRSLFVYNRAWWYVDQVMEIAKKYAEDGEVSVPPEAEDTCDEPLVEAAPTETVAGILEYALAQRGKPYLWGGTGPDAFDCSGIIYMAYRSVGLTIPRTTFGQWPFGVKITPGEEQAGDLVFFNSGPGTGADRPGHVGMVVSPGKMVEARCRLCGPIKVTSYQDRLGIVGFTRPLRNPDVLQQLKLREQG; this comes from the coding sequence ATGACGGGCAACAGAAAGCTCCACCTCGGTCTGGTCCTCGCCGTCGCGGCCCTGGGCCTGTTCACACTGGTGATGGCGCCGATGATGATGGTGAGCACCTTCCCCTCCATCACCGGCGGCGAACTGCCCGACTGCGACGAGGCCCTCACCGTCGCGGGGAAGCAGTCCGAGACGGCGGCGTCGGACATCCCCGCGGACTACCTCAAGCTGTACCGCGAGAACGCCGAGAAGGTCGGCGTGCAGTGGAACGTGCTCGCCGGCGTGGGCAAGCGGGAGACCGACCACGGGCGCTCCACGCTCCAGGGGGTGCAGAGCGGCACCAACTACGCGGGAGCCGCCGGGCCCATGCAGTTCCTGATCAGCACCTGGGGCGGCAAGGCGAAGATCAAGATTCCGTCGCAGTTCAACGGCTACGCCTCCGACGGTGACGGCGACGGCTGGGGAGACGTCTACAACCCGGCGGACGCCATCCTGGGCGCGGCGAAGATGCTCAAGCGCAACGGCGCGCCGGAGGACGTGCGGCGGTCGCTGTTCGTCTACAACCGGGCCTGGTGGTACGTCGATCAGGTCATGGAGATCGCCAAGAAGTACGCCGAGGACGGCGAGGTCAGTGTCCCGCCCGAGGCGGAGGACACCTGTGACGAGCCTCTCGTGGAGGCGGCGCCCACCGAGACGGTCGCCGGGATCCTGGAGTACGCGCTGGCCCAGCGTGGCAAGCCCTATCTGTGGGGTGGCACCGGACCGGACGCCTTCGACTGTTCGGGGATCATCTACATGGCCTACCGGAGTGTCGGCCTGACCATTCCGCGCACCACCTTCGGCCAGTGGCCCTTCGGAGTGAAGATCACGCCGGGCGAGGAGCAGGCGGGGGATCTGGTCTTCTTCAACTCCGGTCCGGGCACCGGCGCCGACCGGCCCGGACACGTGGGCATGGTGGTCTCGCCCGGCAAGATGGTCGAGGCGAGGTGCCGCCTGTGCGGGCCGATCAAGGTCACCTCGTACCAGGATCGCCTCGGCATCGTGGGGTTCACCCGGCCGCTGCGAAATCCCGACGTTCTCCAGCAACTCAAATTGAGGGAGCAGGGCTGA
- a CDS encoding type IV secretion system protein yields MKGSRKGRLRRRIAVALVALAAFLALPLLLPGGTPTAVAAAPCDLSPDLTPEIVDSGVDGLLKPPPPDAPAAGTQAVPTPAPAAAPAAQGNYANYGMSGQFWHTHQLGCDDVAAVMGNMMANTVFSWAKALDRLTITTYQAAATEGPLDSIKDVVDDIVVSLSNAMYWPFLRPIVILGAIWLAWYGLIRKRATTTAEGVIWMVLAVTVAVWFFSRPGDFTGLGKIVTDKTGEVVNSAFSGLPNAGGVSCLPAKGDANPQVKPGGYGQSGVPGVDQNADALWSTLVCKPWLMGEFGTADATAPVVQKYASKLLDIQATDASELRSSQVLNTNAHQARYEEEIAKPLENTPVFFLFQGKDWTNRLGIAIGALMAAMVAGLLIFLVAVSLLVLKVGFLLLLILAPVFLLIGVHPGTGRIIAMRWVEMLVGTLLRQAVLALVLSVLVYGYALIISTAMPWGMQVMFMALLTISVFFYRRPFQHLFASMDGHTLATRMLGDATTAPTLQRAAGVLPPVAAARMGRWGMRKAEPVLQAAALASGASVATAAAAVAQGKVRGGAEEGAPGTAGTPSGARVPTGAQPAPLDTDAQAGARRKGTGRPVTTARAGAAPPLNLSGATAAGASPIRSGGSGRSGGGGWFGGRSGGWTPQGGSGSAGGSSPAPSSGGRPPASSSGGGGRSGGSVFGSGGGSRRWDSGSRSSGSGSGSRSSSGSGSGSRSGGGGGGGSRGSSGSGGSIFGGSRSASGSGGSLFGGSSSGSRNNGGGADRSSEAPPLWLPSRSDQGGRGDDAATPFWLRTPNSDKD; encoded by the coding sequence ATGAAGGGTTCCCGCAAGGGACGACTACGCAGGCGGATCGCCGTCGCGTTGGTGGCTCTGGCCGCCTTCCTCGCCCTGCCGCTGCTGCTGCCGGGGGGCACACCCACGGCCGTCGCGGCGGCCCCCTGCGACCTCTCACCGGACCTGACCCCCGAGATCGTCGACTCGGGGGTGGACGGTCTGCTGAAACCACCGCCTCCGGACGCGCCCGCGGCGGGGACGCAGGCGGTGCCGACACCGGCACCGGCCGCCGCGCCGGCCGCGCAGGGCAACTACGCCAACTACGGCATGAGCGGCCAGTTCTGGCACACCCACCAGCTCGGCTGCGACGACGTCGCCGCGGTGATGGGCAACATGATGGCCAACACGGTCTTCTCCTGGGCCAAGGCCCTGGACCGGCTGACCATCACGACCTACCAGGCGGCGGCGACCGAGGGCCCGCTGGATTCGATCAAGGATGTCGTCGACGACATCGTGGTCAGCCTGTCCAACGCGATGTACTGGCCCTTCCTACGGCCGATCGTGATCCTCGGAGCCATCTGGCTGGCCTGGTACGGCCTCATCCGCAAGCGCGCGACCACGACCGCCGAGGGCGTCATCTGGATGGTCCTCGCGGTCACCGTCGCGGTCTGGTTCTTCAGCCGTCCCGGCGACTTCACCGGGCTGGGGAAGATCGTCACGGACAAGACCGGCGAGGTGGTCAACTCGGCCTTCTCCGGACTGCCGAATGCGGGTGGGGTGTCCTGCCTGCCGGCCAAGGGCGACGCCAATCCCCAGGTCAAGCCTGGTGGTTATGGCCAGAGTGGTGTTCCGGGCGTGGATCAGAACGCCGACGCGCTCTGGTCCACCCTGGTGTGCAAGCCCTGGCTGATGGGTGAGTTCGGTACCGCCGACGCCACCGCGCCGGTCGTGCAGAAGTACGCTTCCAAGCTGCTGGACATCCAGGCGACCGACGCGTCCGAGCTGCGATCCTCCCAGGTCCTCAACACCAATGCCCATCAGGCACGGTATGAGGAGGAGATCGCCAAACCGCTGGAGAACACGCCTGTCTTCTTCCTCTTTCAGGGAAAGGATTGGACAAACCGGCTGGGCATCGCGATCGGGGCGCTGATGGCCGCGATGGTCGCGGGGTTGCTGATCTTCCTGGTGGCGGTCTCGCTGCTGGTGCTCAAGGTGGGCTTCCTGCTGCTGCTGATCCTCGCCCCGGTCTTCCTGCTGATCGGGGTGCATCCGGGGACCGGCAGGATCATCGCGATGCGCTGGGTGGAGATGCTGGTCGGCACCCTGCTCAGACAGGCGGTGCTGGCGCTCGTCCTGAGCGTCCTGGTGTACGGCTACGCACTGATCATCTCCACGGCGATGCCCTGGGGCATGCAGGTCATGTTCATGGCCCTGCTGACGATCTCGGTGTTCTTCTACCGGCGGCCGTTCCAGCACCTGTTCGCCTCCATGGACGGGCACACCCTCGCCACCCGCATGCTGGGCGACGCGACCACCGCGCCGACCCTGCAGCGCGCGGCGGGAGTGCTGCCGCCGGTCGCGGCGGCCCGGATGGGCCGCTGGGGGATGCGCAAGGCGGAGCCCGTCCTGCAGGCCGCGGCGCTCGCCAGTGGTGCCTCCGTCGCGACGGCGGCCGCCGCGGTCGCCCAGGGCAAGGTCCGCGGCGGAGCCGAGGAAGGCGCCCCGGGGACGGCGGGGACACCCTCGGGTGCCCGGGTCCCGACCGGCGCGCAGCCCGCGCCGCTGGACACCGACGCCCAGGCGGGTGCGCGGCGCAAGGGGACGGGCCGGCCGGTCACCACGGCCCGTGCCGGTGCGGCACCGCCGCTCAACCTCTCCGGCGCCACGGCGGCCGGCGCGTCCCCGATCCGTTCCGGCGGTTCCGGCCGCAGTGGCGGTGGAGGCTGGTTCGGCGGCCGGTCCGGCGGCTGGACCCCGCAGGGAGGCTCGGGTTCGGCGGGCGGGTCGTCTCCGGCACCCTCCTCGGGCGGCAGGCCGCCGGCGTCCTCGTCAGGGGGCGGTGGCCGGTCGGGCGGGAGCGTCTTCGGTTCCGGTGGCGGCTCACGACGCTGGGACTCCGGCTCACGGAGCTCGGGCTCGGGTTCGGGTTCGCGGAGCAGTTCGGGTTCGGGTTCGGGTTCGCGGAGCGGTGGCGGCGGGGGCGGTGGCTCTCGCGGCTCCTCCGGATCCGGGGGGAGCATATTCGGTGGTTCCCGGAGCGCGTCGGGATCGGGGGGCAGCCTGTTCGGCGGCTCGTCGAGTGGATCCCGCAACAACGGCGGCGGTGCGGACAGGTCGTCCGAGGCGCCTCCGCTCTGGCTGCCCAGCCGGTCCGATCAGGGCGGACGGGGCGATGACGCGGCCACGCCCTTCTGGCTCCGCACGCCCAACTCCGACAAGGACTGA
- a CDS encoding ATP-binding protein, protein MSRASRARSRLAVRYFDDRILLTDSSVWAYFRLPTVSYEFITSEEREALATNITIALATIRMPDAEVHLRVAHRTYPAAEWAMALNATSDEGPGWRDYLEEMYRHVWAKDFWSKEVYLGVRLGARGRQLGTGVLSQLFGFYQRSEKALGIEDDHVPKAEITKWSEQAERLGRALSASALYARHATSTEIAWLFQHAATGSLGDPPASASPKRRWGQGEIESLVEGQLHNGRSLLRIEQPHGDSYVAHLSFARFPDMMPFPDGEPWMHFADQLPFPVEISSRMRLISPVKASKDVARKLAHARDMDIHIREAGAEAPLALAEQIDAARMLEHGITKERLPFVYGWHRLIVSAPTEEICVQRVEAVVEHYRDMGIDIVNSTGDQFSLFCEALPGERVRVNAYAQRQPLRTIAGGMATATVDLGDRIDEGKAGWMGPYVGETLGRARSIVHFDPLVAATRNRPTAIAITGEPGGGKTTLALLMIYQMALRGVTVAVIDPKGDAESLVQLLQRRGRKARIIPLGSAAPGLLDPFSFGDDIAAKKTMASETLRLLLPRMSEERESAMIQAVAAISNGENPSLGKVVDFLERTEDAASKNLGAVLRSMSDMHLARLCFDPSGGDQIDTEGWTTVFTLGGLTLPDASTARDDYSYEQRLSVALLYLVAQFARGLMNGLDRRTPKAIFLDEAWAITSTPEGAKLVPEVSRMGRSRNTALVLVSQNAGDLLNEQVTNCLSSVFAFRSTERVEVEHVMALLGVEPSEEHKAVLRSLGNGECVFRDLEGRAGRIGVDLISDELLRWLDTNPTHDRPDGNMHDPSGGDRVSRPGAAALEVRS, encoded by the coding sequence GTGAGCCGCGCTTCGCGGGCACGCAGCCGCCTCGCCGTCCGCTACTTCGACGACCGGATCCTGCTGACCGACTCGTCGGTCTGGGCCTATTTCCGGTTGCCGACCGTCAGCTACGAGTTCATCACGTCCGAGGAGCGGGAGGCGCTGGCCACCAACATCACGATCGCGCTGGCGACGATCCGGATGCCGGACGCGGAGGTGCACCTGCGGGTGGCGCACCGCACCTACCCGGCGGCCGAGTGGGCGATGGCGCTGAACGCGACCTCCGACGAGGGGCCCGGCTGGCGTGACTACCTGGAGGAGATGTACCGGCACGTCTGGGCGAAGGACTTCTGGAGCAAGGAGGTCTACCTGGGCGTACGGCTCGGCGCGCGCGGCAGGCAGCTCGGCACCGGTGTCCTGTCCCAGCTCTTCGGCTTCTACCAGCGGAGCGAGAAGGCCCTGGGCATCGAGGACGACCACGTCCCCAAGGCGGAGATCACCAAATGGTCCGAGCAGGCCGAGCGGCTGGGCCGGGCGCTGTCGGCGAGTGCCCTGTACGCCCGGCACGCCACCTCCACCGAGATCGCCTGGCTCTTCCAGCACGCCGCGACCGGCTCGCTCGGCGATCCGCCGGCCTCGGCCAGCCCCAAGCGGCGGTGGGGGCAGGGCGAGATCGAGTCGCTGGTCGAGGGGCAGCTCCACAACGGCAGGTCGCTGCTCCGGATCGAGCAGCCGCACGGCGACTCCTATGTCGCGCACCTGTCCTTCGCCCGGTTCCCGGACATGATGCCCTTCCCCGACGGCGAGCCCTGGATGCACTTCGCCGACCAGCTGCCCTTCCCCGTGGAGATCAGTTCGAGGATGCGGCTGATCTCTCCGGTCAAGGCCAGCAAGGACGTGGCGCGCAAGCTCGCCCACGCCCGTGACATGGACATCCACATCCGGGAGGCGGGCGCGGAGGCGCCGCTGGCGCTGGCCGAGCAGATCGACGCGGCCCGCATGCTGGAGCACGGCATCACCAAGGAGCGCCTGCCCTTCGTGTACGGCTGGCACCGGCTGATCGTGTCCGCGCCGACCGAGGAGATCTGCGTGCAGCGGGTGGAGGCGGTCGTGGAGCACTACCGCGACATGGGCATCGACATCGTCAACTCCACCGGTGACCAGTTCTCGCTGTTCTGCGAGGCGCTGCCGGGCGAGCGGGTCCGGGTCAACGCCTACGCCCAGCGGCAGCCGCTGCGCACCATCGCGGGCGGCATGGCCACCGCCACCGTGGACCTGGGGGACCGGATCGACGAGGGCAAGGCCGGCTGGATGGGACCGTACGTCGGGGAGACCCTGGGCCGGGCCCGGAGCATCGTGCACTTCGACCCGCTGGTGGCGGCCACCCGAAACCGGCCGACGGCCATCGCGATCACCGGTGAGCCCGGCGGCGGCAAGACCACGCTGGCGCTGTTGATGATCTATCAGATGGCGTTGCGCGGCGTGACGGTCGCGGTCATCGACCCCAAGGGCGACGCCGAATCCCTGGTCCAGTTGCTGCAGAGGCGCGGCAGGAAGGCGCGGATCATCCCGCTCGGCTCGGCCGCGCCGGGCCTGCTCGACCCGTTCTCCTTCGGAGACGACATCGCGGCCAAGAAGACGATGGCCAGCGAGACACTGCGGCTGCTGCTCCCGCGCATGTCGGAGGAGCGCGAGTCGGCGATGATCCAGGCGGTCGCGGCGATCTCCAACGGGGAGAACCCCTCGCTGGGCAAGGTCGTCGACTTCCTGGAACGGACCGAGGACGCCGCCTCGAAAAACCTGGGCGCGGTGCTCCGCTCGATGTCGGACATGCACCTGGCCCGGCTCTGCTTCGACCCCTCCGGCGGCGACCAGATCGACACCGAGGGCTGGACCACGGTCTTCACCCTCGGCGGACTGACCCTTCCCGACGCCTCCACCGCGCGCGACGACTACTCCTACGAACAGCGGCTGTCGGTGGCGCTGCTCTACCTGGTCGCCCAGTTCGCCCGGGGCCTGATGAACGGCCTGGACCGGCGGACGCCCAAGGCGATCTTCCTGGACGAGGCCTGGGCCATCACCTCGACGCCGGAGGGCGCCAAGCTGGTGCCCGAGGTCAGCCGGATGGGCCGGTCCCGCAACACCGCCCTGGTCCTGGTCTCGCAGAACGCCGGAGACCTGCTGAACGAGCAGGTCACGAACTGTCTGTCGTCGGTGTTCGCGTTCCGGTCCACCGAGCGGGTCGAGGTGGAGCACGTGATGGCGCTGCTCGGGGTCGAGCCCTCCGAGGAGCACAAGGCGGTACTGCGCTCGCTGGGCAACGGCGAGTGCGTCTTCCGGGATCTGGAAGGCCGGGCCGGCCGGATCGGGGTGGATCTCATCTCCGACGAACTGCTGCGCTGGCTCGACACGAATCCGACCCATGACAGGCCGGACGGGAACATGCATGATCCTTCCGGGGGCGACAGAGTCAGTAGGCCCGGGGCCGCGGCGCTGGAGGTACGTTCATGA